In Gadus morhua chromosome 2, gadMor3.0, whole genome shotgun sequence, a single window of DNA contains:
- the znf652 gene encoding zinc finger protein 652, whose protein sequence is MTSCQSLKEELSVPTLGGMSQEEGRRAQVSQSYFHSPASDLDLTSKLYKHEAGGKPYSVLVDNKMATVKTTTGEQALGQLPVHHIASPQHHHLQQQQLYREGGEQQGAAGHSPEAGGGGTPEDSEEGEEGEEENGEAGSFKREQIIVEVNLNNQTLHVSKKDSSERGGSDEDEEEEEEEEEEEEEEEEEEEEEEEEEAEEEQSPSEEDYDDDNDDVEEELEIPTRGKRVRLGAGGLDASSQPRRKSLRTALTATGMTTRGRQKLLDSPKKKKKHRPGRSAHAGADSTSAVMVKGDGEEKEMLACEKCPRVFNTRWYLEKHMNVTHRRMQICDKCGKKFILESELALHQQTDCEKNIQCVSCNKSFKKLWSLHEHIKIVHGYAEKKFSCEICEKKFYTMAHVRKHMVAHTKDMPFTCETCGKSFKRSMSLKVHSLQHSGEKPFRCENCDERFQYKYQLRSHMSIHIGHKQFMCQWCGKDFNMKQYFDEHMKTHTGEKPFICEICGKSFTSRPNMKRHRRTHTGEKPYPCDVCGQRFRFSNMLKAHKEKCFRVTSSVVLQSGSQSLPLRIFSNPHPASGPNPGPLGPQPSTPAAANPSPSAPMVSLSPSDGALAPRAPGSHTFSNLQLHVTPANHHPHQVAGHQQHPGTPQHTLPPPPPASVQQQHHQHHHHVAVPPASHLPPPPALFKSEPLNHCGLEDSGYLHHMPPSDKGPGAPHH, encoded by the exons atgaccTCCTGCCAGAGTCTCAAGGAAGAGTTGTCTGTCCCCACCCTCGGAGGCATGTCCCAGGAGGAGGGGCGCAGGGCTCAGGTGTCCCAGTCCTACTTCCACTCCCCCGCCTCAGATCTGGACCTGACTAGCAAGCTGTACAAACACGAGGCAGGCGGCAAGCCGTACTCCGTCCTCGTAGACAACAAGATGGCAACGGTGAAGACGACCACCGGGGAACAAGCCCTCGGACAGCTGCCCGTCCACCACATCGCgtccccccagcaccaccacctgcaacagcagcagctttatagagagggaggagagcagcAGGGGGCAGCCGGCCACAGCCCTGAGGCTGGAGGTGGGGGCACGCCAGAGGActcggaggagggggaggagggcgaggaggagaacGGCGAGGCGGGGAGCTTCAAGCGTGAGCAGATCATCGTGGAGGTCAACCTGAACAATCAGACGCTGCACGTCTCCAAGAAGGACAGttcggagagaggagggagtgatgaagatgaggaagaggaggaggaggaagaagaagaagaggaggaggaggaagaagaagaagaagaagaagaggaggaggaggcagaagaaGAACAGAGTCCAAGTGAAGaggattatgatgatgataatgatgacgTAGAAGAAGAGCTTGAGATCCCAACGAGAGGGAAGAGGGTCCGATTAGGGGCCGGGGGCCTCGACGCCTCCAGCCAGCCCCGGAGGAAGAGCCTCCGCACTGCCTTGACAGCCACCGGCATGACGACCAGGGGGAGGCAGAAGCTTTTGGACTccccgaagaagaagaagaagcacagGCCGGGCCGCTCCGCCCACGCGGGCGCCGACTCGACCTCGGCTGTGATGGTGAAGGGGGACGGCGAGGAGAAAGAGATGCTGGCGTGCGAGAAGTGCCCCCGCGTGTTCAATACCCGCTGGTACCTGGAGAAGCATATGAACGTCACTCATAGGCGCATGCAGATCTGCGACAAGTGTGGCAAGAAGTTCATCCTGGAGAGTGAGCTGGCCTTGCACCAGCAGACGGACTGTGAGAAGAACATCCAG TGTGTATCCTGCAATAAGTCATTCAAGAAGCTGTGGTCTCTGCATGAGCACATCAAAATCGTGCACGGCTACGCAGAGAAAAAGTTCTCCTGTGAGATCTGCGAGAAGAAGTTCTACACCATGGCACATGTACGAAAGCACATGGTTG caCATACTAAGGACATGCCTTTCACATGTGAAACATGTGGGAAGTCGTTCAAGCGTAGCATGTCATTAAAGGTCCACTCCCTCCAGCACTCCGGAGAAAAGCCGTTTCGTTGTGAG AACTGTGACGAGCGGTTCCAGTACAAGTACCAGCTGCGGTCCCACATGAGCATCCACATCGGACACAAGCAGTTCATGTGCCAGTGGTGCGGCAAGGACTTCAACATGAAGCAGTACTTTGATGAGCACATGAAGACTCACACAG GAGAGAAGCCTTTCATCTGCGAGATCTGCGGCAAGAGCTTCACCAGCCGGCCCAACATGAAGCGCCACCGCCGCACCCACacgggcgagaagccctacCCCTGCGACGTGTGCGGCCAGCGCTTCCGCTTCTCCAACATGCTCAAGGCCCACAAGGAGAAGTGTTTCCGGGTCACCAGCTCCGTGGTCCTGCAGAGCGGCAGCCAGTCCCTGCCTCTCCGGATCTTCTCCAACCCCCACCCCGCCTCCGGCCCTAACCCGGGCCCCCTGGGGCCCCAGCCCTcgacccccgccgccgccaacccctccccctcggCCCCAATGGTCTCCCTGAGCCCCTCGGATGGAGCTCTggccccccgggcccccgggAGTCACACCTTTTCCAACCTGCAGCTCCACGTCACGCCCGCCAACCATCATCCGCACCAAGTCGCCGGCCATCAGCAGCACCCAGGCACGCCTCAGCACACACTGCCACCGCCCCCGCCCGCCTCtgtacagcagcagcaccaccagcaccaccaccatgtgGCAGTGCCCCCCGCCTCCCACCTCCCGCCTCCCCCAGCACTCTTTAAGAGTGAGCCCCTCAACCACTGTGGCCTGGAGGACAGCGGGTACCTACACCACATGCCCCCCTCAGACAAAGGCCCGGGTGCGCCCCACCACTGA
- the phospho1 gene encoding putative phosphatase phospho1 has protein sequence MGDSVFNCCYVPNPPPGQEEPTRLRHTADNMAASNLPQISSDKRFLIFFDFDETIVDETSDDMVVQAAPNQVLPDWLKDTYQPGHYNQYMQRVLAYLAEQGVTESQIRAVMEKLPATPGMLTLLQFLRTRPPQDFEVVLLSDANTFFVEAWLRRTGARPLFHRIFTNPANFNKDGRLVMRPFHSHDCQRCPENMCKQAVLREYVTRRAKERGRPYERVFYVGDGANDFCPATVLGPRDVAFPRRDFPMHRLITEMHEAMPGEFRAVTVPWAGAEEVVQRLRKIMAE, from the coding sequence ATGGGCGACTCCGTCTTCAACTGCTGTTATGTTCCAAACCCTCCCCCAGGTCAAGAGGAGCCCACGCGCCTCCGACACACCGCGGATAACATGGCTGCCTCCAACCTGCCCCAGATCTCCTCCGATAAGCGCTTCCTAATCTTCTTTGACTTCGACGAGACCATCGTGGACGAGACCAGCGATGACATGGTGGTGCAGGCAGCGCCCAATCAGGTGCTCCCTGACTGGCTGAAGGACACCTATCAGCCGGGCCACTACAACCAGTACATGCAGCGCGTGCTGGCCTACCTGGCAGAGCAGGGCGTGACGGAGAGCCAGATCCGGGCGGTGATGGAGAAGCTTCCCGCCACACCGGGCATGCTCACCCTGCTCCAGTTCCTGCGCACGCGCCCCCCGCAGGACTTTGAGGTGGTGCTGCTGTCCGACGCCAACACCTTTTTCGTGGAGGCGTGGCTCCGGCGCACGGGGGCCCGGCCACTCTTCCACCGGATCTTCACCAACCCCGCGAACTTCAACAAGGACGGCCGGCTGGTCATGCGGCCCTTCCACTCCCACGACTGCCAGCGCTGCCCCGAGAACATGTGCAAGCAGGCCGTGCTCCGGGAGTACGTGACCCGCCGTGCCAAGGAGCGCGGGCGTCCCTACGAGAGAGTGTTCTACGTGGGGGACGGCGCCAACGACTTCTGCCCGGCAACGGTCCTCGGGCCCAGGGACGTGGCGTTCCCACGGCGGGATTTCCCCATGCACCGGTTGATCACGGAGATGCACGAGGCCATGCCCGGGGAGTTCAGGGCGGTCACGGTGCCCTGGGCcggggcggaggaggtggtgcagcGGCTGAGGAAGATCATGGCGGaatag